In Gouania willdenowi chromosome 17, fGouWil2.1, whole genome shotgun sequence, one DNA window encodes the following:
- the slc7a8b gene encoding large neutral amino acids transporter small subunit 2 isoform X1 translates to MAEGHKKRSSSSSSSSSTESSQSQCDQGKSCGVALKKEIGLVSACAIIVGNIIGSGIFVSPKGVLENASSVGVALIVWLSTGIITAIGALCYAELGVTIPKSGGDYSYILDIFGGLAGFLRLWIAVLVIYPTNQAVIALTFSNYALQPLYPSCLPPDAALRLLAAVCLLLLTWVNCYSVRWATRVQDVFTAGKLFALGLIILLGVVQICKGHYHWLEPAHAFETFREYDVGLVALSFLQGSFAYGGWNFLNYVTEELVDPYRNLPRAIFISIPVVTFVYVFANVAYVTAMSPQELLASNAVAVTFGEKLLGVMSWIMPIAVALSTFGGVNGSLFTSSRLFFAGAREGQLPRLLAMIHITRCTPIPALLFTLISTMLMLCTSDIYTLINYVGFINYLFYGVTVAGQIVLRIKKPHMHRPIKVSLVWPVIYLLFWAFLLAFSFYSEPIVCGIGLAIMLTGVPVYFLGVHWEKKPQCFGFVMGKITHLCQKLCLSVYPIMVQPETQGPKTASKGDVSPKC, encoded by the exons ATGGCAGAAGGTCACAAGaagagaagcagcagcagcagcagtagcagcagcacaGAGAGCAGTCAGTCACAATGTGATCAAGGAAAGAGTTGTGGAGTAGCTCTAAAGAAAGAAATAGGCCTGGTTAGTGCCTGTGCCATTATAGTGG GAAACATCATTGGATCTGGGATTTTTGTAAGCCCTAAAGGAGTCCTGGAAAACGCCAGCTCAGTGGGCGTGGCCCTCATTGTGTGGCTCAGTACAGGAATCATCACAGCTATTGGTGCACTTTGTTACGCAGAGTTAGGTGTGACCATCCCCAAGTCAGGAGGAGACTACTCCTACATCTTAGACATTTTTGGAGGCCTTGCAGG ATTCCTGCGACTTTGGATTGCTGTGTTGGTGATCTACCCGACTAACCAGGCTGTGATCGCCCTCACCTTCTCAAACTACGCCCTGCAGCCCCTCTACCCCTCCTGCCTCCCACCCGATGCCGCCCTACGACTGCTGGCTGCCGTTTGTCTGC TGCTGCTCACATGGGTCAATTGCTACAGTGTGCGCTGGGCCACACGTGTCCAAGATGTTTTCACTGCTGGCAAGCTTTTTGCTCTGGGTCTCATCATACTTTTGGGTGTCGTTCAAATATGCAAAG GTCATTATCACTGGTTGGAGCCCGCACATGCTTTCGAGACATTTCGTGAATACGATGTTGGGCTTGTGGCGCTGTCCTTTCTGCAAGGATCTTTTGCATATGGAGGTTGGAATTTCCTCAACTATGTCACAGAAGAGCTGGTGGATCCATACAG GAATCTTCCTCGTGCCATTTTCATCTCCATCCCTGTGGTCACCTTCGTTTATGTGTTTGCCAACGTGGCTTATGTGACCGCCATGAGTCCCCAGGAGCTGCTGGCCTCCAATGCTGTGGCTGTG ACATTTGGAGAGAAGCTGCTAGGAGTCATGTCATGGATTATGCCAATCGCTGTGGCACTATCCACATTCGGAGGGGTCAATGGTTCGCTGTTTACATCATCTCG GCTGTTTTTTGCAGGTGCAAGAGAAGGCCAGTTACCACGCCTACTGGCCATGATTCATATCACACGCTGCACACCCATCCCTGCCTTGTTGTTTACG TTGATCTCAACAATGCTGATGTTGTGCACTAGTGATATTTACACCCTCATAAACTATGTGGGTTTCATCAACTATTTATTCTATGGCGTCACAGTTGCGGGCCAAATTGTGCTGCGTATAAAGAAACCTCACATGCATCGACCAATCAAG GTGAGCCTGGTGTGGCCTGTCATCTATCTGCTGTTCTGGGCTTTCCTGCTGGCCTTCTCTTTTTACTCTGAGCCCATCGTGTGTGGAATTGGTCTGGCCATCATGTTGACTGGTGTCCCTGTGTATTTTCTGGGAGTCCATTGGGAGAAGAAACCTCAGTGTTTTGGATTTGTAATGG GTAAAATAACCCATCTGTGCCAAAAGCTTTGCCTGTCAGTCTACCCGATTATGGTGCAGCCAGAGACTCAAGgacctaaaacagcttcaaaagGAGACGTTTCACCAAAATGTTGA
- the slc7a8b gene encoding large neutral amino acids transporter small subunit 2 isoform X2 encodes MAEGHKKRSSSSSSSSSTESSQSQCDQGKSCGVALKKEIGLVSACAIIVGNIIGSGIFVSPKGVLENASSVGVALIVWLSTGIITAIGALCYAELGVTIPKSGGDYSYILDIFGGLAGFLRLWIAVLVIYPTNQAVIALTFSNYALQPLYPSCLPPDAALRLLAAVCLLLLTWVNCYSVRWATRVQDVFTAGKLFALGLIILLGVVQICKGHYHWLEPAHAFETFREYDVGLVALSFLQGSFAYGGWNFLNYVTEELVDPYRNLPRAIFISIPVVTFVYVFANVAYVTAMSPQELLASNAVAVTFGEKLLGVMSWIMPIAVALSTFGGVNGSLFTSSRLFFAGAREGQLPRLLAMIHITRCTPIPALLFTVSLVWPVIYLLFWAFLLAFSFYSEPIVCGIGLAIMLTGVPVYFLGVHWEKKPQCFGFVMGKITHLCQKLCLSVYPIMVQPETQGPKTASKGDVSPKC; translated from the exons ATGGCAGAAGGTCACAAGaagagaagcagcagcagcagcagtagcagcagcacaGAGAGCAGTCAGTCACAATGTGATCAAGGAAAGAGTTGTGGAGTAGCTCTAAAGAAAGAAATAGGCCTGGTTAGTGCCTGTGCCATTATAGTGG GAAACATCATTGGATCTGGGATTTTTGTAAGCCCTAAAGGAGTCCTGGAAAACGCCAGCTCAGTGGGCGTGGCCCTCATTGTGTGGCTCAGTACAGGAATCATCACAGCTATTGGTGCACTTTGTTACGCAGAGTTAGGTGTGACCATCCCCAAGTCAGGAGGAGACTACTCCTACATCTTAGACATTTTTGGAGGCCTTGCAGG ATTCCTGCGACTTTGGATTGCTGTGTTGGTGATCTACCCGACTAACCAGGCTGTGATCGCCCTCACCTTCTCAAACTACGCCCTGCAGCCCCTCTACCCCTCCTGCCTCCCACCCGATGCCGCCCTACGACTGCTGGCTGCCGTTTGTCTGC TGCTGCTCACATGGGTCAATTGCTACAGTGTGCGCTGGGCCACACGTGTCCAAGATGTTTTCACTGCTGGCAAGCTTTTTGCTCTGGGTCTCATCATACTTTTGGGTGTCGTTCAAATATGCAAAG GTCATTATCACTGGTTGGAGCCCGCACATGCTTTCGAGACATTTCGTGAATACGATGTTGGGCTTGTGGCGCTGTCCTTTCTGCAAGGATCTTTTGCATATGGAGGTTGGAATTTCCTCAACTATGTCACAGAAGAGCTGGTGGATCCATACAG GAATCTTCCTCGTGCCATTTTCATCTCCATCCCTGTGGTCACCTTCGTTTATGTGTTTGCCAACGTGGCTTATGTGACCGCCATGAGTCCCCAGGAGCTGCTGGCCTCCAATGCTGTGGCTGTG ACATTTGGAGAGAAGCTGCTAGGAGTCATGTCATGGATTATGCCAATCGCTGTGGCACTATCCACATTCGGAGGGGTCAATGGTTCGCTGTTTACATCATCTCG GCTGTTTTTTGCAGGTGCAAGAGAAGGCCAGTTACCACGCCTACTGGCCATGATTCATATCACACGCTGCACACCCATCCCTGCCTTGTTGTTTACG GTGAGCCTGGTGTGGCCTGTCATCTATCTGCTGTTCTGGGCTTTCCTGCTGGCCTTCTCTTTTTACTCTGAGCCCATCGTGTGTGGAATTGGTCTGGCCATCATGTTGACTGGTGTCCCTGTGTATTTTCTGGGAGTCCATTGGGAGAAGAAACCTCAGTGTTTTGGATTTGTAATGG GTAAAATAACCCATCTGTGCCAAAAGCTTTGCCTGTCAGTCTACCCGATTATGGTGCAGCCAGAGACTCAAGgacctaaaacagcttcaaaagGAGACGTTTCACCAAAATGTTGA